The sequence below is a genomic window from Paucibacter aquatile.
ATGGCGCAGCAGCCAGCGCGCCGGGATCAGCAGCTCTTCGTCGCTGGCCTCGCGCGGCGGCAGCAGCAGGGCCAGGCAGTCGGCCAGCTCGCCGCGCTGGGCCGTCTCTTGCAGCCGCGCCCAGCTCAGGCGGTAGCTGCCCTTGGTGGCGCTGCGGCGCAGGCCGGTGATGAACTGGCAGAGGTTGCCGTAGCCCTCGAGATGGCGCGCCAGCAGCACCAGCTTGAACCTCACTGGGTCGGGGGTGGTCTCGGGCGGCCCGGGCGGCGCCTGCGCCAGCCGGCGCACGCTGAACTCGGCGCCGATCAGCAGCTTCAGCTCGGGCTCCCCGGTGACCGGGTCGCGCGGCAGGGCCTGGGCCGCCACATGGGCGCGCACCACGCCGGCCAGCGAGCATTCGTCGGTCAGGGCCAGGGCGGCATAACCCTGCTCATGCGCGCGCTCCACCAGCTCGCCCGGCGTGGAGGCGCCGCGCAGAAAGGAGTAGTTGCTGAGCGCATGCAGCTCGGCATAGGCGGGCAGCAGGCTTGATTTTTTCATGCGAACAGCCCGTGCAGAAACCAGCCTTCTTCTTCGCTGCTCAGGCGCTGCTGGAAGATCCACAGCAGGCCGGCCTGCGGGCTGCTGGCCAGGAAGTAATCGCGCTGCTGGTGCAGCGAGCTCTGGCCGTCGGCCGCCGGTTGCCACCAACCGCCCTCGATGCGCTGCGGCCCGGCCAGCAGTTGCAGCGCTGCGCCGCCGTAGACCGGCTGGTCCTGGCGCAGGCTCAGTCGCAGCGGCGGCGCCAGCAGCCAGGTCGGCTGTGGGCAGAGCGGCAGGGCCTCTGGCGCAGCGGCTGAGGCCGCCGTGTGGGGTGGGCTTTCGTTCCATGCCACCCAGCGCTGCATCTGTTCCAGCCGGTGGTCCTGCTGCAGCTGGCCGCAGCGCACAGCCTGTGCGCCGAGGCGGATGCTCAGGCGCATCAGCAGCTGCTCCAGCGGTTCCTTGGCCTGCTCGGGCCCGGCCGGCAGCAGGCTGGCGCTGCGCTCTTCCAGGGCCCGCACTTCGCCGGCCTGCAGGCTCAGCTCGGCCACCGGCGCGGCCAGCTCCAGGCGCAGCAGGTGCTCGTGCAGCAGGCGCGAGAGCTGGCCGAAATCGCGCGTCAGCGCGGCGCTGTGCACGAGCAGCCGGCCGCCCGGGCCGATGTCGCGCGCCCGCATGGCGTCATGGGCCCAGGCCAGCTCGAAGGCCTCGATGCCGGCGTGGCGCGCCGCCAGCCAGGCGCAGAGCTGGCGCAGCAGCTCCTGGGCGTGCTGCAGCAAGGCCAGGGCGTTGTCCAGGCGCTGCGGCAGCTCCAGCTTGGCTTGGAACTGCTCGGGCGCAGTGATCCAGGCATGGGCTTGGGGTGCCTGGCCATAGGCCTGGTCCAGGGCGCGAAGAAGCCCCGGGCCGAAACGCCGGCTCAGGGCGGCCCGCGGCAGGCGGCGCACATCGCCCAGCGTGCGGCAGCCCAGGCGCGCCAGCATGGGCGATTGCGCCTGCGCGGCGCTGAGGGTGAACAGCGGCAGCGGGTCCAGCAGGCTGGCCAGGGGGGCGGACAGGCCATCGGCCCGCACGCAGGCCTCACCCGGTGCCCCCGCCGCCCCCGGCTGCGCCAGCGCCCCGCGCGCCAGCGCCAGGGCCGCCAACGCGGTGGGCGCCCAGGCCAGGGCGGCCAGGCTCAGGCCGGCGTCGCCGATCCGCGCCGCCACCCGCTGGTGCAAGGCCTCGGGCCCGCCAAACAGGCGCAGGCTGGCGGCCACCTCCAGCACCACGGCCTCCTCCAGCGCCGCCACCCTTGGCGAGAACTGCAGCGCCCACCAGGCCAGGGCTGGGGCTGCGGCTTCGTGCCGGGGGTGGCTCGGGGCAGTGGCCTCATCCGGCGGCGCGGGCGGGCTGAGCAGGGCGAGCCAGTGCATGAGGCGAGGGCGCCGCGGGGCGCGGCGCTTGCAGAACCGGGGGCGTGTTGGGTGCCAGGCTCGGGCGTCCGAGGCCGCGCGCCAGCATGGTGGCCGTCAGCACCCGCTCCAGGCCCGAGGGCAGGGCGGGCAGCTGCAGCAGGCCTTCGAAAGCCGGGCCGCGCCGTTTCAGGATGCGCAGCTGCAGATCGGCCAGCTCCTGCTGCGGCTTGCGCGCGCCCAGGGCCAGGTCCAGATGCAGGCGCAGCGGCGCGGCCGAGGACTGCGCCGCCGCCGCCTCGGGCCGGAACAGGAACAGCGGCGCGTCCAGGCCCAGGGCCTGGGTCTGTAGGCGGCGCAGTTGCTCGGGCCGCAGTTTCGGCAACCAGAGCAGCAGGGCGGCGGCGGCATTCGATTTGATCGCCTGCTCGGCCGCCCAGAGCTGCTGCTGCGGGGTCTCTGGCGCCAGCCAGATCAGCTGTTGTGGCGCCAGGCCGGCGGCTTGCAAACCCGGCAGATGCGGAATCAGCGGAGGGTTGATCAGCAGCAGCGGCCGCTGTTGTTGCGCGCGCGGGGCGCTGGGCTTGCGCGCCCGGCCTCGGCCACGCGAGGCGGGGGCTGCTGCCTGCGGCTCGGCCAGCAGCCCGCGCAGCGCCGGCAGCAGCAAACGCCACTCCAGATGCAGGCCCGGCGGGCAGAGGAGTTCACTGAGGCTGTGCGTGGGCCAGCCGCCGCCGGGCAGTTCGGCGTCCAGGGCGGCAAAGCCGCTGCTCAGGCAGGGGCTGCTGCTGGCGCCCAGGCTGCTGGCCCGCCAGACCTGCTGCTCCAGCAAGCGAGCCTCGCGCTCGGCCAGCCGCGCCGGCGCTGCTGACGGCAGGGCCGGCATCGACGCGGGTGGAGCGTTGACGAGAGGGGTGAACATGGCAAAAAGGGCGGGCGGGTGCTGTGCATGAGCGGCCGAAGGCCGGTGAGCCGGAGAACCAGGGGATGGGGCCGAAATCCAGAAGCAAGGCCGGTTCCGGCCTCGGTGTCGTGATCCAGAACGCTGGTGAGAACTGTATTTTTATACAGTATACGGTCGCCGGTCCAGCGCGCCAAGCCTGCAAGCGTGATGCATGCCCGGCGCTTGAAAACAGGGGGCGCGCGTGGGCG
It includes:
- a CDS encoding Y-family DNA polymerase, producing MHWLALLSPPAPPDEATAPSHPRHEAAAPALAWWALQFSPRVAALEEAVVLEVAASLRLFGGPEALHQRVAARIGDAGLSLAALAWAPTALAALALARGALAQPGAAGAPGEACVRADGLSAPLASLLDPLPLFTLSAAQAQSPMLARLGCRTLGDVRRLPRAALSRRFGPGLLRALDQAYGQAPQAHAWITAPEQFQAKLELPQRLDNALALLQHAQELLRQLCAWLAARHAGIEAFELAWAHDAMRARDIGPGGRLLVHSAALTRDFGQLSRLLHEHLLRLELAAPVAELSLQAGEVRALEERSASLLPAGPEQAKEPLEQLLMRLSIRLGAQAVRCGQLQQDHRLEQMQRWVAWNESPPHTAASAAAPEALPLCPQPTWLLAPPLRLSLRQDQPVYGGAALQLLAGPQRIEGGWWQPAADGQSSLHQQRDYFLASSPQAGLLWIFQQRLSSEEEGWFLHGLFA
- a CDS encoding recombinase RecA, which encodes MFTPLVNAPPASMPALPSAAPARLAEREARLLEQQVWRASSLGASSSPCLSSGFAALDAELPGGGWPTHSLSELLCPPGLHLEWRLLLPALRGLLAEPQAAAPASRGRGRARKPSAPRAQQQRPLLLINPPLIPHLPGLQAAGLAPQQLIWLAPETPQQQLWAAEQAIKSNAAAALLLWLPKLRPEQLRRLQTQALGLDAPLFLFRPEAAAAQSSAAPLRLHLDLALGARKPQQELADLQLRILKRRGPAFEGLLQLPALPSGLERVLTATMLARGLGRPSLAPNTPPVLQAPRPAAPSPHALARPAQPARAAG